The Paenibacillus sophorae genome has a segment encoding these proteins:
- a CDS encoding sugar kinase, translated as MSLKDVVTFGEAMVMFVAEQPGALKDIDMFSRRLAGAEVNTAVGFARLGLSAGWVSRLGDDVFGEYIREYLDRENIDISGVTSDSRHPTGFQLKSKVLEGDPQVQYFRKNSAASTLSSANVDAGYLTGFRHLHMTGIPAALTKETREFAYAALDAMKAAGRSISFDPNLRPSLWSSREEMVSVINDLACRANWVLPGVEEGEILTGSRDPRAIAEFYLNKGVSLVVVKLGPEGAYFHTQTDEGTVQGFKVEKVVDTVGAGDGFAVGLVSGMLEGLTVSQAVQRGNAIGALAVQSEGDHDGYPTKSELETYLQYQLTGVK; from the coding sequence ATGAGCCTGAAGGATGTAGTCACTTTTGGAGAAGCAATGGTCATGTTCGTTGCCGAGCAACCAGGGGCCTTGAAGGACATTGACATGTTCAGCCGGCGCCTGGCCGGAGCGGAAGTGAATACGGCAGTCGGCTTCGCCCGGCTGGGACTTTCGGCAGGATGGGTCAGCCGATTGGGTGACGACGTATTCGGTGAATATATCCGTGAGTATCTGGACAGAGAGAATATCGACATCTCCGGCGTAACGAGCGATTCCCGGCATCCAACCGGCTTTCAGCTCAAGTCGAAGGTGCTTGAAGGCGATCCGCAGGTGCAGTATTTCCGCAAAAATTCGGCGGCAAGCACGCTCTCGAGCGCCAACGTCGACGCCGGTTACTTGACGGGCTTCCGTCATCTGCACATGACCGGCATCCCTGCAGCGCTGACGAAAGAGACCCGCGAATTCGCTTATGCTGCGCTGGACGCAATGAAGGCCGCGGGACGCAGCATTTCCTTCGATCCGAATTTGCGGCCTTCGCTCTGGTCCTCCCGTGAAGAGATGGTATCAGTCATCAACGACCTGGCCTGCCGCGCCAACTGGGTGCTGCCGGGAGTAGAAGAAGGCGAGATTTTGACAGGTTCCAGGGACCCGCGCGCAATCGCCGAATTTTATCTGAACAAGGGCGTCTCGCTCGTTGTCGTCAAGCTGGGGCCGGAGGGCGCGTACTTCCACACGCAGACGGACGAAGGTACGGTACAGGGCTTCAAGGTGGAAAAGGTCGTGGACACGGTAGGCGCCGGAGACGGCTTTGCCGTCGGACTCGTCAGCGGTATGCTGGAAGGTCTTACGGTTTCACAGGCGGTGCAGCGGGGGAATGCGATTGGCGCGCTGGCCGTGCAGTCGGAGGGCGATCATGACGGCTATCCGACAAAGTCCGAACTTGAAACCTATCTCCAATATCAACTTACGGGAGTGAAATAA
- a CDS encoding sugar phosphate isomerase/epimerase family protein, which produces MMNVVFVPTSVFGSVCGTQYGLAEPIRSGGADGIEIRRELFPSGALPLAECREAILRSGLRCVYSVPMELWNPEGRLNEEVLSHILAEAAVLRPEMLKVSLGYYAGIPGFASEDELRGAEHEQLGQLERLLRQYRETAGELTLLIENDQTSYGGRAENLKAFFQAVERCGLGGVKMTFDTGNWLYSGEDPLKAAVTFAPYVAYIHCKHVIRSDGVWVTLPLPQEKDALWRKLLGLLPGDVPRAIEFGLPEEGCLEGYIEMLRGGCLKTTGAGTAEVAAEIGKGIA; this is translated from the coding sequence ATGATGAATGTGGTTTTTGTTCCAACTTCCGTTTTTGGAAGCGTTTGCGGAACGCAGTACGGCCTGGCGGAGCCTATACGCTCCGGGGGAGCGGACGGCATTGAGATTCGGCGCGAGCTGTTTCCGTCCGGGGCTCTTCCGCTTGCCGAGTGCCGCGAGGCGATTCTGCGAAGCGGCCTGCGCTGCGTATACTCCGTTCCGATGGAGCTGTGGAATCCGGAGGGGAGACTTAATGAAGAAGTGCTGTCGCACATTCTTGCGGAAGCGGCGGTATTGAGGCCTGAAATGCTGAAAGTGTCGCTCGGGTATTATGCGGGGATTCCAGGATTTGCATCGGAGGATGAGCTGAGAGGCGCCGAACATGAACAGCTCGGCCAGCTTGAGCGGCTGCTTCGGCAGTACCGAGAGACAGCAGGAGAGCTGACGCTGCTGATCGAGAACGATCAGACTTCTTACGGAGGCAGAGCCGAAAACTTGAAAGCGTTTTTCCAGGCGGTGGAGCGCTGCGGGCTTGGCGGTGTGAAGATGACGTTCGATACGGGCAACTGGCTGTACAGCGGAGAAGACCCGCTAAAGGCGGCGGTAACCTTCGCTCCTTATGTGGCCTATATTCACTGCAAGCATGTTATCCGTTCGGACGGAGTATGGGTTACTCTGCCGCTTCCGCAGGAAAAGGATGCCTTGTGGCGGAAGCTGCTTGGGCTGCTGCCGGGCGATGTGCCCCGCGCAATCGAGTTCGGGCTTCCGGAGGAGGGATGCCTTGAAGGATATATCGAGATGCTGCGCGGAGGCTGTCTTAAGACGACAGGGGCAGGAACCGCAGAAGTCGCCGCAGAAATCGGAAAGGGGATTGCGTAA